AGCAACCGGACAATTGACCAGATACTCGGATTTGATTCTTATAACTAGTACGTACAGTGGCTGGCATGCGAGCCATACTGCAGAGCCGCAGAGGATACGAGTCCATGTCATGTTCAAAGGGACTGATTTATACAGAGCAACCTCTATAGTTTGGTCCGGTCCCGAACggattttgtttgtttgtttgcatGCATATATAGTAGGTTCGTGTGAAATCTTGATGATAATCTCCACTCTCCAGAACCTCTAGCTCCTATAAACCCCTACAGTACTGCCGTcgccacaaaaaaaaaaaaactcgctcGTGTGCTTTCGATGCACAACTTCTCGTCCATTTTCGTCCTTAGTAGTACAGTAGTGAGCAGTAACTAGTACTATGCCGTGAGCAAGTAATACGGGTGTCTTGCTAGGCGACGTAGTTGGCCTTCTCCTCCCGCATGGCGTCGATGAGGTCGGACCACCTGGTGCGCGCGGTGATgacgagcagggcggcggcctggCACGCGAGCCCGCAGATGAGCCCCGCCCAGAGGCCCCTGGCGCGGAGGTCCAGCTTGAAGGCGAGGAGCACGGCCAGCGGCATGCCCACGAAGTAGAACGCCACCAGGTTTGTGACCGCCGCCAGGTGCTGCCAGCCGCAGCCCCTGGCCACCCCGGACAGCACCCCCTGCGCCGAGTCCAGCACGATGGACACCGCCATCAGCGGCGCGATGGCCGCGAACTCCGACACGATGGTGGCGCTCCCGCTGAAGAGCCGCGCCCACTGGGTGTGCCCCAACGCCAGCAGCGCCACGAAGGAGACGGCCAGGAACACGGACAGCTTCAGCGTCACCGACACCGCGTTCTTCGCACGAGCCACGTTCCCGGCGCCGATCTCGTTCGACACCCGCGTGCTGCAACGAACACCAGGCAATGCCCATGAGGCCATGATCATCGATCGAATCGCACTGCACGGCCGGCGTTCGTCAGAAGAAACTGATTCATGGACGGCGCAAGTAGGTAACTAACGCACCTCACGGCGGCGCTGAACCCGAACGTGATCATGTACGCGATCGCCTCCGTGCTAGAGCTGCACACACGTACAATTCGTCGATCAGGTGGTCAGTTCGTTGCAAGATGAACCGCGGCACGCACGCATCTGAATCTGATCAAGACGAGAGACATACCACATGGCGATCAGCGACGTGCTCACCGTCGAATTGGGGAGCAGGCCGGCGATCAGGACCAGGAGCTCGAACGCCCAGTACTCCAAGCTGCGGTCAGAAAGAGAGGCAGCGGCGTTACATATATACACAGACACAGCCACAGGCGGCACATCGCCCGAACAAATACGGAGAAAGACACACAGCGACCGACTGGCACTCACCAGACCATGACGGCAGACGGCGTGGCGAGCTTCACCGTCGGCAGCACGTACTTGAACGCCTCGACGGAGAACCCCGTCCACGTCTCGGCGAAGGCCTTGGACCGCGTCACGTAGGCGAGCAGCATGAGGCAGGAGACCCAGAACGTGGCGgacacggcggcggaggcccccGCGACGCCCAGCCCGAGCACGTTCACCAGGAGGTGCGCCAGCGCGACGTGGAGCGCGAAGGGCGCCACGGAGCAGGCCACGAGCGGCGCCACGACGGACTGCGTCTGCAGGTACCGGATCAGGcactggaggaaggagaaggcgaAGAGGCCCGGGATCTGGCACCGGACGAAGGACGCCGCGGCGCGGGACACCTCCGGGTCCTGCCGGAGGAACACCAGCACGGGCTCCGTGAAGCACCACAGCGCGGAGACGAGCACGGAGACGGCGCCCGACATGATGAGCGACGACTGCAGGTACAGGCCCAGCATCCGGTACAGCCGCGCGCCGTACGCCTGCCCGCACAGCGTCTCCAGGGCGCCGCTCAGGCCCGTCTGCAGAAGATAGAGCACGGCCATGCATGGTTATCAGCTTCCATGGAAAAGGAAAACGATGCAAGCGACATCGTTTGATTTGAAAACAGGTTCCAATCCTAAATTGTGCAAGTTTTAATTCAGTTTATGCGGCTGTAAGCGTTCAAcaaatgaactgggtgggaaTTACGTCCTGATATTCTCCGATCCGATCCTCAACAAATAGGATAAAAATGATTGGATTCCGGTTGAAAAGGAATTGTACATGTCACTAAGTAGAAAAAGGGCTATTAGTTCATCCAAAATGTACTGGTATGGACTAGGCCCGGTAATAATGACATACCAATGTCCACACCAGTAGTAGTAATGACAAGCATTAGAGGAAGCACAATATATATGGACCAAGTAGTCCATATAAATAGCTTTTGTGTCAATAGTCCATAATTATTGTTATCTTCACAACGTATATAGACTGGGTAGTCCATATGTGAgaggaaagggagagagagccAGTAGAGAgaagaaatattttttattccTTATGGGCAGTTCATAGGACTATAGTTATGGACTGCTCTATGGACTATCTCCACAGTGTTTCAGCTAGCTGATACATAATATTAAAATTTGAGTAAAGTGCGtcaccggtccctaaacttgttc
This portion of the Panicum virgatum strain AP13 chromosome 2N, P.virgatum_v5, whole genome shotgun sequence genome encodes:
- the LOC120661425 gene encoding protein DETOXIFICATION 19-like is translated as MLVTPQSHFHTAPRGRLRQRGAAGAAATHRDRGRGCARVISTTAARSLIARRPAAAAAGRRRAAGHRPLLAVGSSDASQPAGSSSGGPSGEGRMSSAPLLGGGEPERAPSWLGRVVDTEEARAQLRFAVPMVLTSMAYYGIPLVSVMFSGHLGDVHLAGATLGNSWATVTGYAFVTGLSGALETLCGQAYGARLYRMLGLYLQSSLIMSGAVSVLVSALWCFTEPVLVFLRQDPEVSRAAASFVRCQIPGLFAFSFLQCLIRYLQTQSVVAPLVACSVAPFALHVALAHLLVNVLGLGVAGASAAVSATFWVSCLMLLAYVTRSKAFAETWTGFSVEAFKYVLPTVKLATPSAVMVCLEYWAFELLVLIAGLLPNSTVSTSLIAMCSSTEAIAYMITFGFSAAVSTRVSNEIGAGNVARAKNAVSVTLKLSVFLAVSFVALLALGHTQWARLFSGSATIVSEFAAIAPLMAVSIVLDSAQGVLSGVARGCGWQHLAAVTNLVAFYFVGMPLAVLLAFKLDLRARGLWAGLICGLACQAAALLVITARTRWSDLIDAMREEKANYVA